Proteins co-encoded in one Pyxidicoccus xibeiensis genomic window:
- a CDS encoding M48 family metallopeptidase, which yields MDSVNPSGVARRAVLTVVLWAGFWLLGLAVAAGLLWVPIAEERYTGSVGLSGLLSAAGALTVLWALRPRGWFSREKRDEVRPLTREDFPALFTLLDEVAVRAGASVPRKVYLSGEATAFIAMERRWLGLRREPVVGIGLPLFAFLDREELASVLAHEYGHHQGGDLALGPWVYRTRRSIALAVDSLEDSAFFLDVPFQLYGRFFLSASSAVSRQQELAADALAASACGTRATASALRKVHALGPVWGAYFEHELLPLFGQRVRVPLLEGFRRFVAEEHRRADVEQGLQEALARPPSQWDSHPPLQERLRGVGYPGEGASTPASWLPLAGCLELLGGERAAEDTWVERSITEGLVSLAWEEIAGKVHLPELQKQWVGTAIDPGRTPLGALPGFLKEGEALWNRIRPQGLDLLSAEGKRQRVRRILVEWLGAALVHRGFLPQLRPGANLRFVCGDISVEPAVIVRRLAEGALSEAQYLEACELLEAASSQLATA from the coding sequence ATGGACTCCGTGAACCCTTCTGGTGTCGCCCGGCGCGCGGTGCTCACCGTCGTGCTGTGGGCGGGCTTCTGGCTCCTGGGCCTGGCCGTCGCCGCGGGCCTGCTCTGGGTGCCCATCGCCGAGGAGCGCTACACCGGCTCGGTGGGCCTGTCCGGCCTGCTGTCCGCCGCCGGCGCGCTGACGGTGCTGTGGGCGCTGAGGCCGCGAGGCTGGTTCAGCCGGGAGAAGCGCGACGAGGTCCGGCCGCTCACGCGCGAGGACTTCCCCGCCCTCTTCACGCTGCTGGACGAAGTGGCCGTCCGGGCCGGCGCGTCCGTGCCCCGGAAGGTGTACCTGTCCGGCGAGGCCACGGCCTTCATCGCCATGGAGCGGCGCTGGCTGGGCCTGCGCCGGGAGCCGGTGGTGGGCATCGGCCTGCCGCTGTTCGCCTTCCTGGACCGCGAGGAGCTGGCGTCCGTCCTCGCGCACGAGTACGGCCACCACCAGGGCGGAGACCTGGCGCTGGGCCCGTGGGTGTACCGCACGCGCCGCTCCATCGCCCTGGCGGTGGACTCGCTGGAGGACTCGGCCTTCTTCCTGGACGTGCCCTTCCAGCTCTACGGCCGGTTCTTCCTCAGCGCCTCCAGCGCCGTGTCGCGGCAGCAGGAGCTGGCGGCGGACGCGCTCGCCGCGTCGGCCTGCGGCACGCGCGCCACGGCCAGCGCCCTGCGCAAGGTGCACGCGCTGGGGCCCGTGTGGGGGGCGTACTTCGAGCACGAGCTGCTGCCCCTCTTCGGCCAGCGCGTGCGCGTCCCGTTGCTGGAGGGGTTCCGCCGCTTCGTCGCGGAGGAGCACCGCCGCGCGGACGTGGAGCAGGGACTGCAGGAAGCGCTGGCGCGGCCTCCCTCCCAGTGGGACTCGCACCCGCCGCTGCAGGAGCGGCTGCGCGGGGTGGGCTACCCCGGCGAGGGCGCCTCCACGCCCGCCTCGTGGCTCCCGCTGGCCGGGTGCCTGGAGCTGCTCGGCGGTGAGCGGGCAGCGGAGGACACCTGGGTGGAGCGCTCCATCACCGAGGGGCTGGTGTCCCTGGCCTGGGAGGAGATTGCCGGGAAGGTCCACCTGCCGGAGCTGCAGAAGCAGTGGGTGGGCACGGCCATCGACCCGGGCCGCACGCCGCTGGGCGCCCTGCCGGGGTTCCTGAAGGAGGGTGAGGCGCTCTGGAACCGGATTCGCCCCCAGGGGTTGGACCTGCTGTCCGCGGAGGGCAAGCGCCAGCGCGTGCGCCGCATCCTCGTGGAGTGGCTGGGCGCGGCGCTGGTGCACCGGGGCTTCCTGCCGCAGCTGCGCCCCGGAGCGAACCTCCGCTTCGTCTGCGGCGACATCTCCGTGGAGCCCGCGGTCATCGTCCGCAGGCTCGCGGAGGGCGCGCTGTCCGAAGCGCAGTACCTGGAGGCGTGCGAGCTGCTCGAGGCGGCCTCGAGTCAGCTCGCGACGGCGTAG
- a CDS encoding tetratricopeptide repeat protein, translating into MIRDPAEFLQRIPELRALCEDAGVRRAVERGDPFKLYRALRWARWLGRLRSHRQVLDTLLRQRRLFARPLKQGGLFLGTFNGFGATLLGSAEPDAEDGTSIATHAVVALFAVPLLPLGAYVVRPADSNNPLSRSWTFFARVPLGTLPWLWGRVVALSVIALVATGAARAFHASRYRDVYVANAFEQPLSVTLGGRTLTVAPRQVATLTVPLGTQRAVAVSPDGVQVDAVELNVRAGPAVQVWNIAGGMPVLLRDVVYSSMPSANDGSPATVYCGQRFIELAKVDDVFVEPPLQLSTRSGGSTTRRYLGIATEEGVVPLELCSTYLLSQDRLGETLPFSEVAARLSGWGEAEVSRALQAALASGPGALIRFTRSSLEARPKDPEAHRLYQWAVEREGNVEELLSEYAARARAEPDSADAQYLHARLLRGAARAGAMERLAERFPDHSDTLRSVAHHRYLAGKWEGSVKAWERLRALDAETATNSLDEQVAALVALGRPAEALALLADLFKSDDAQLRRTVAELHALVAARTGQGQPDALVAALEQEHEGKPFTLLRVRAHLPLKEAPQFAGERLMSVIGKEPGAALEEARALKEFELPSLTEVSWALAYGEAVRTASEESERSLSRAYVLSPRQREDFRRFVRGESAALDPDELSPEVRAAAYFVRSRDTSLPEAERRKLVVQARRDDGLHGSVSEAISAWTP; encoded by the coding sequence ATGATTCGAGACCCAGCGGAGTTCCTGCAGCGCATCCCCGAGCTGCGGGCCCTGTGTGAGGACGCGGGCGTGCGCCGCGCCGTGGAGCGCGGAGACCCGTTCAAGCTGTACCGCGCGCTCAGGTGGGCCCGGTGGCTCGGGCGCCTGCGCTCGCACCGCCAGGTGCTCGACACGCTCCTGCGCCAGCGCCGCCTCTTCGCCCGGCCGCTCAAGCAGGGCGGGCTCTTCCTCGGGACGTTCAACGGCTTCGGCGCCACGCTGCTGGGCAGCGCCGAGCCGGACGCGGAGGACGGCACGTCCATCGCCACGCACGCGGTGGTCGCGCTCTTCGCCGTCCCGCTCCTGCCGCTGGGCGCGTACGTGGTGCGCCCCGCCGACAGCAACAACCCGCTCAGCCGCTCCTGGACGTTCTTCGCGCGCGTGCCCCTGGGGACGCTGCCCTGGCTGTGGGGCCGGGTCGTGGCGCTCTCCGTCATCGCCCTGGTGGCCACCGGCGCGGCGCGCGCCTTCCATGCCTCGCGCTACCGCGACGTGTACGTGGCCAACGCCTTCGAGCAGCCCCTGAGCGTGACGCTGGGCGGCCGGACGTTGACCGTGGCCCCGCGCCAGGTGGCCACCCTCACCGTGCCCCTGGGCACGCAGCGGGCCGTGGCCGTCTCGCCGGATGGCGTGCAGGTGGACGCGGTGGAGTTGAACGTCCGCGCCGGCCCGGCCGTGCAGGTGTGGAACATCGCGGGCGGCATGCCCGTCCTCCTGCGGGACGTCGTCTACTCCTCCATGCCGTCCGCGAACGACGGCAGCCCGGCCACGGTGTACTGCGGGCAGCGCTTCATCGAGCTCGCGAAGGTCGACGACGTCTTCGTCGAGCCGCCCTTGCAGCTCAGCACCCGGAGCGGTGGCAGCACGACCCGTCGCTATCTGGGAATCGCGACAGAGGAAGGCGTGGTGCCGCTGGAGCTCTGCTCCACCTACCTCCTCTCGCAGGACAGGCTGGGCGAGACGCTCCCGTTCTCCGAGGTGGCGGCCCGGCTCTCCGGGTGGGGGGAAGCCGAGGTCTCCCGCGCGCTCCAGGCCGCGCTGGCCTCCGGCCCCGGGGCGCTCATCCGCTTCACCCGCTCCTCCCTGGAGGCCCGCCCGAAGGACCCGGAGGCCCACCGGCTGTACCAGTGGGCCGTCGAGCGGGAGGGCAACGTCGAGGAGCTCCTCTCCGAGTACGCGGCGCGGGCCCGGGCGGAGCCGGACTCGGCGGACGCGCAGTACCTGCATGCGCGCCTGCTGCGAGGCGCCGCGCGGGCAGGCGCCATGGAGCGGCTCGCGGAGCGCTTCCCCGACCACTCCGACACGCTGCGCTCGGTGGCCCACCACCGCTACCTCGCCGGGAAGTGGGAGGGCTCGGTGAAGGCGTGGGAGCGGCTGCGCGCGCTGGACGCGGAGACCGCGACGAACAGCCTCGACGAGCAGGTGGCGGCGCTCGTGGCGCTCGGCCGTCCGGCGGAGGCGCTCGCGCTGCTGGCCGACCTCTTCAAGTCGGACGATGCCCAACTGCGGCGCACGGTGGCCGAGCTCCATGCGCTCGTGGCGGCGCGCACCGGCCAGGGCCAGCCCGACGCGCTCGTCGCCGCGCTGGAGCAGGAGCACGAGGGCAAGCCCTTCACCCTGCTGCGCGTGCGCGCCCACCTGCCGCTGAAGGAGGCGCCCCAGTTCGCGGGAGAGCGGCTGATGTCCGTGATTGGCAAGGAGCCCGGGGCCGCCCTGGAGGAGGCCCGGGCGCTGAAGGAGTTCGAGCTCCCCAGCCTCACCGAGGTGTCCTGGGCCCTGGCCTATGGCGAGGCCGTGCGCACGGCCTCGGAGGAGAGTGAGCGCTCACTCTCGCGGGCGTACGTGCTGAGCCCCCGTCAGCGCGAGGACTTCCGGCGCTTCGTCCGGGGGGAGAGCGCCGCCCTGGACCCGGACGAGCTGTCGCCGGAGGTCCGCGCCGCCGCCTACTTCGTCCGCTCCCGTGACACGTCGCTCCCGGAGGCCGAGCGCCGCAAGCTCGTGGTGCAGGCGCGGCGGGACGACGGGCTCCACGGCTCCGTCAGCGAGGCCATCAGCGCATGGACTCCGTGA